The DNA segment ATGAATGCCTGGTTTTTTGCTTATCGCAGTCAGCGTCAACCGGGGGACGTACCGCTCCTCTGGCGACTGGCGCGGCAGGCAGTGGCCGGTATTCTGGACGCTCAGACCTTTGAGGACGCCCTGAAGATTCGCAAGGTGGCGCTGCCCAAGCTGACCCAGGGTCTTTTCTGGCTCAACCCCGAGCGATTCCTGGCCCTCAATGCTGTCAATGTGCCTTATCTGCAGGCGCGTGGTCTTCAGGCGGCTGGTCAGGTTCAGACTCTTGCAGAGTATGAGACCGTTCTGGAGGCGGCTCACAAGCTCAACCCTGACTTTGCGGCTTTGTCGCACCGGGCGTGGCTCAACAGCCAGACGGCGGCTCTGGAAGGCAATCATTTCCCGTTTGCCCGGTATCAAGCCGACGCGCAGGAATTTGCGGGGGACAAAGTCAAGGGCAACCTCGTGCTTGACCGCCGTTACGCGCCACTGCTGCTGGACTTGATGGCCGGCGAGTGGGAGACGCTGAAGCCCTCACGCTCGCCCTACAGCGGTCGGGAGCAACTCGCCGTCAAAGTGGCGCTGGGCGGCGGCGTCAAGACCGATGGCGGCGCCTTTGCGCGGGCGCTGCTGTTCGCCGACGACAGTGGGTTCGAGTACGTGCCTTTCTCAGCGGGGCTGACCCTGGAAGCCGGGCTGCCTGATGGCCGGGGAGACGGGCCCCGGCAGGCGCTGCAGGAGCCCGCTCGCCAGCACACCCTGCTGACGGCGCTCAATGCCCCTTTGCCGGCTGGCCTGGAAGCGACCCTCACCCTGAATACAGATTTTGGGGCCCTGTTTTTGTTGCCGCTGGGACCCGGGCGAGAAGCCGAGGCCGCGCAGCAGCTTCAGCAGTACATGTCGGGCGTGGGCCGCAGTCGCCGCTTGCGCGTGGGCCTGAGCCTGCTTCCCGAGCACCTCGAATCCGACAAGTTCCCCGAGCTGCTGGACGCGGCCCTGACATACCTTGACGCCCTTGTGGACCTGCTCGACGGCCTGATGCGTCCCAGCGAGGAGACATCGACTGAGGAAATTGGGGTTCCCGGCACCCGGCCTGTCGCCCCGACACCAGCGGCCTTCGTTCCAGTGCCGGGCGTGCCGCTCAACCAGATTCTTTATGGCCCTCCCGGCACCGGCAAGACCTACCGCGTGGTGGACGAGGCGCTCTCGGTCCTTGACCCGGCTTTCTTATCTGCTCACCCCGGCAGCGAGGGCCGCGCGGCCCGTAAAGCCCGCTACGACGAGCTGGCCGCGCAAGGTCAGATCTCCTTCGTGACCTTCCACCAGTCTTTCGGTTACGAAGACTTCATTGAGGGCATCAAGCCGGTGATGTCCGGCGGGGCCCTCTCTTACGTGCTGCAAGACGGCGTGTTTCTGGAAGCGGTGCGGTCTGCCGGTGGTGCCCTCGCGCCGGCGGCACCGGAAGCTGGTCCCTCGACTGAAACACAGCCGCTGGTGCGCCCGGACGCGCAGGTCTGGCGAATGTACATTGACGGCACAGCGCCGGTCAGCCGCATCCGTGACCTGAGTCTGGGCCGTGGCGAGCTGAGGATGGGCAGTTACGGGAAGCCGCCGCGCGATTTGACCCAAGCGGGCGTTGAGGACCTCAGCGGGCGACAGCTTCTTTTTAAGGAGAGCGTTCGTGTAGGGGACCTTATGCTGCTCGCCACTGCCGCCGACCGCATCGGGGCGGTGGGCGTGGTGACTGGCGACTACCGCTTTGACCCGCACAGTGACCCGACGTTTGCCACCGATTACGCCCACACCCGCTCTGTGAAGTGGTTGGCCCAAGACCTGAATGTCGGCGCCACCGAGACGCTTGGAAAATCGTTCGCCCCCCCGACCCTGCAGCGGGTGGCCGATGTGACCCCGGCACAAGTGCTTCAGGCCCTCGGTGTGTCTACGGCAGGCGGAGAGACCGCTCATGCGCCCACGCCGCGCCCGCACGTCCTGATCATCGACGAGATCAACCGCGGCAACATCTCCAAGATTTTTGGGGAACTGATCACCCTGCTCGAAAGCGGCAAGCGGACCGGGGCGCCGGAAGCCCTGACCGTCACCCTGCCCCTGAGCCGCCGCCCCCTCAGCGTGCCGCAGAGCCTTTACGTCATCGGCACCATGAACACCGCCGACCGCAGCCTGACCCTGCTTGACGCCGCGCTGCGCCGACGCTTCGTCTTCCGGCCCGTGTGGCCCCAGCCCGAGGTTCTGCCGGTGCTCGACCTTGGCGGCACGGCCCTGGACCTGCGCAAGTTCCTGCACGTCATCAACGACCGCATCGAGCGCCTTCTCAGCCGCGAGCAGGTCATTGGACACGCCTACTTGCTGGGGCTGCCCGCCACGCTGGGCGGCGTATCCAGTGCTCTACGCGAGCGCATTTTGCCGCTGCTGGAAGAGTATTTCTTTGAGGACTGGAGCAAGATCCGTGAGGTTCTCGGCGATGAGAGCAAGGCGGAAGCGCTGCAGTTCATTCACCGCAGCGGCTCAGGGCCCGAGCTGCGTTACCGCCTGAATCCTGAGGCCTTCGAGAACATTGAAGCCTTCACCGGAGTTTATGCGGGCGTCAGCGATCAAGATTTCCC comes from the Deinococcus radiodurans R1 = ATCC 13939 = DSM 20539 genome and includes:
- a CDS encoding McrB family protein — translated: MNAWFFAYRSQRQPGDVPLLWRLARQAVAGILDAQTFEDALKIRKVALPKLTQGLFWLNPERFLALNAVNVPYLQARGLQAAGQVQTLAEYETVLEAAHKLNPDFAALSHRAWLNSQTAALEGNHFPFARYQADAQEFAGDKVKGNLVLDRRYAPLLLDLMAGEWETLKPSRSPYSGREQLAVKVALGGGVKTDGGAFARALLFADDSGFEYVPFSAGLTLEAGLPDGRGDGPRQALQEPARQHTLLTALNAPLPAGLEATLTLNTDFGALFLLPLGPGREAEAAQQLQQYMSGVGRSRRLRVGLSLLPEHLESDKFPELLDAALTYLDALVDLLDGLMRPSEETSTEEIGVPGTRPVAPTPAAFVPVPGVPLNQILYGPPGTGKTYRVVDEALSVLDPAFLSAHPGSEGRAARKARYDELAAQGQISFVTFHQSFGYEDFIEGIKPVMSGGALSYVLQDGVFLEAVRSAGGALAPAAPEAGPSTETQPLVRPDAQVWRMYIDGTAPVSRIRDLSLGRGELRMGSYGKPPRDLTQAGVEDLSGRQLLFKESVRVGDLMLLATAADRIGAVGVVTGDYRFDPHSDPTFATDYAHTRSVKWLAQDLNVGATETLGKSFAPPTLQRVADVTPAQVLQALGVSTAGGETAHAPTPRPHVLIIDEINRGNISKIFGELITLLESGKRTGAPEALTVTLPLSRRPLSVPQSLYVIGTMNTADRSLTLLDAALRRRFVFRPVWPQPEVLPVLDLGGTALDLRKFLHVINDRIERLLSREQVIGHAYLLGLPATLGGVSSALRERILPLLEEYFFEDWSKIREVLGDESKAEALQFIHRSGSGPELRYRLNPEAFENIEAFTGVYAGVSDQDFPFDA